A genomic window from Paramormyrops kingsleyae isolate MSU_618 chromosome 23, PKINGS_0.4, whole genome shotgun sequence includes:
- the sostdc1b gene encoding sclerostin domain-containing protein 1b — MPSITCEYPLLFLFCIFMDSCQSFSNDATEIVNSHLDFSALDTPNNTSFNRARNGGKRLGSTERSERSQVGCRELRSTKYISDGMCTSLSPVKELVCAGECLPPHMVPNWIGGYVGKFWARREGQSWKCVNDRTRTQRIRLQCQDGSTRTYKITAVTSCKCKRCSRQHNDSGHNPEKGPAHVRPHEPKSKPLKPKGRNPGETKKKMTPRVERD, encoded by the exons ATGCCCTCGATCACATGCGAATACCccctgttgtttttgttttgcatctTCATGGATAGCTGTCAGTCGTTTAGTAATGATGCTACGGAAATCGTGAATTCCCACTTGGATTTCTCAGCCCTGGACACTCCGAATAATACTTCTTTCAATCGAGCCCGTAACGGAGGAAAACGCTTGGGCAGCACAGAGAGAAGTG AGCGGAGCCAGGTTGGATGCAGGGAGCTCCGGTCTACCAAATACATCTCGGACGGCATGTGCACCAGCCTGAGCCCGGTGAAGGAGCTTGTGTGTGCTGGCGAGTGCCTCCCACCCCACATGGTCCCTAACTGGATCGGCGGCTACGTTGGTAAGTTCTGGGCCCGGAGGGAAGGCCAGAGCTGGAAGTGCGTGAACGACCGCACGCGCACCCAGCGCATCCGACTGCAGTGCCAGGACGGCAGCACCAGGACCTACAAGATCACGGCGGTCACCTCCTGCAAGTGCAAGCGTTGCTCCCGGCAACACAACGACTCCGGTCACAATCCGGAAAAGGGGCCAGCCCACGTGCGACCCCACGAGCCCAAGAGCAAGCCCCTGAAACCCAAGGGGAGGAACCCTGGGGAGACCAAGAAGAAAATGACACCTAGAGTGGAGCGTGATTAA
- the LOC111842733 gene encoding ankyrin repeat and MYND domain-containing protein 2-like isoform X2 — translation MKMVMLIKENLLLVDLGALEKFCGVMDLICEQCVKQPDMTEVLTMKMRYINWVLQKYKGNLDILVKALTEGMTAASSLEDLCMSSSDVQEEYLVTCVSINHQSSHDANLLPAAPSPPHHVTVAP, via the exons ATGGTCATGCTGATCAAGGAGAACCTCCTGCTGGTGGACTTGGGAGCCCTGGAAAAGTTCTGCGGGGTGATGGATCTGATCTGTGAGCAGTGTGTGAAGCAGCCGGACATGACCGAGGTTCTGACCATGAAGATGCGCTACATCAACTGGGTCCTGCAAAAGTATAAAGGCAACCTGGACATTCTTGTAAAAGCCCTCACAG aGGGCATGACGGCTGCTAGCTCATTGGAGGACCTATGCATGTCTTCCTCCGACGTCCAGGAGGAATATCTGGTCACTTGCGTGAGCATTAACCATCAAAGCAGCCACGATGCTAACCTTCTCCCCGCTGCTCCAAGCCCCCCACACCATGTGACCGTAGCTCCGTAG